The following are encoded in a window of Brevibacillus sp. DP1.3A genomic DNA:
- a CDS encoding SET domain-containing protein → MMHPDTELRYINDEIGYGVFATKFIPKGTIVWAQDNLDQVLDPVFVERLDSLRKQDVQKYSFKNQFGKYILCWDKARYVNHSFHANCVPTMYDLELAARDVLPGEELTDDYGTLNLDEPFDCLPESDTDRSRVMPDDLLRYYPQWDRIAAEAFQRFNHVEQPLLHLISPKHLETIRGITEQRLAIDSVIHLYCRSQWQTRQQWKT, encoded by the coding sequence ATGATGCATCCCGATACAGAATTGCGCTATATCAACGATGAGATCGGGTACGGTGTGTTTGCGACAAAGTTTATCCCAAAAGGAACGATTGTATGGGCACAGGATAATTTGGACCAGGTATTGGACCCTGTATTTGTGGAAAGACTTGACTCATTACGAAAACAGGACGTGCAAAAATACTCCTTTAAGAACCAGTTCGGAAAGTACATTCTTTGTTGGGATAAGGCAAGGTACGTGAACCACAGCTTTCATGCGAATTGTGTGCCGACCATGTATGATCTGGAATTGGCTGCACGGGATGTTTTGCCGGGTGAAGAGTTGACTGATGATTATGGGACGTTGAATCTGGATGAACCTTTTGATTGTTTGCCCGAGTCCGACACGGACCGCTCCCGCGTAATGCCCGATGACTTGCTTCGGTATTACCCGCAGTGGGATCGGATTGCTGCGGAAGCATTCCAACGTTTCAATCATGTTGAACAGCCTTTGCTGCATCTGATTTCCCCGAAGCATCTCGAAACGATTCGTGGGATCACGGAGCAGCGCTTAGCCATTGATTCTGTCATTCATCTGTATTGCAGGTCACAATGGCAAACGAGGCAGCAATGGAAGACGTGA
- a CDS encoding glutamine--tRNA ligase/YqeY domain fusion protein, whose amino-acid sequence MISLENKVAASNFIRNIMIDDLQEGKVKEIITRFPPEPNGYLHIGHAKAICLNFELAREFSGKANLRFDDTNPVKEDIEYVEAIKRDVQWLGFEWDGLFFASDYFEEMYNRAVLLIKKGLAYVDDLSPEDMRKMRGTWTEPGTDSPFRNRSVEENLDLFARMRQGEFKDGEKVLRAKIDMASQNFNMRDPVLYRISHATHHNTGDKWCIYPMYDFAHPLEDAIEGVTHSLCSLEFEDHRPLYDWVVRECEMEKVPRQYEFARLNLTNTVMSKRKLKQLVDENVVDGWDDPRMPTIAGFRRRGYTPEAIRTFAREVGVARANSTVDEKMLEYFIREDLKLKAPRTMAVLNPLKVVITNYPEGQVEMLEAEINPENPEMGNRQIPFSREIYIEQDDFMENPPSKYFRLFPGNEVRLKHAYFIKCNDIVKDADGNVIEIHCTYDPETKSGSGFTGRKVKGTIHWVDATNAVPAEFRLYEPLIMDDEDAEGTFLDNVNPNSLEVLQGYVEPNMKETKPQDKYQFFRHGYFNVDSKHTTDDKLVFNRIVSLKSSFELPKA is encoded by the coding sequence TTGATTTCATTGGAAAACAAGGTAGCGGCATCCAATTTTATCCGCAATATCATGATTGATGACTTGCAAGAGGGCAAAGTAAAGGAAATCATTACCCGCTTTCCCCCAGAACCGAACGGGTATCTTCATATTGGACATGCAAAAGCAATCTGCCTCAACTTTGAGTTGGCACGTGAATTTTCCGGCAAGGCCAACCTTCGATTTGACGATACCAATCCGGTAAAGGAAGACATCGAATACGTAGAGGCCATTAAAAGGGACGTTCAATGGCTGGGCTTCGAATGGGACGGGTTGTTTTTTGCATCTGATTACTTTGAAGAGATGTACAACCGTGCGGTGCTGTTGATTAAAAAAGGTTTGGCTTACGTAGACGATCTGTCTCCCGAAGACATGCGTAAAATGCGTGGAACATGGACAGAGCCAGGCACAGATAGTCCGTTCCGCAATCGATCTGTGGAGGAAAACCTGGATCTGTTTGCACGGATGCGCCAAGGGGAATTCAAGGACGGAGAAAAGGTGCTGCGTGCGAAAATCGATATGGCTTCTCAGAACTTCAACATGCGTGATCCGGTTCTGTATCGAATCTCCCATGCAACGCATCACAACACGGGAGACAAATGGTGCATCTATCCGATGTACGACTTCGCTCATCCGTTGGAGGATGCCATTGAGGGCGTGACACACTCCCTGTGCTCACTGGAATTCGAAGATCATCGTCCGTTGTATGACTGGGTAGTCCGCGAGTGCGAAATGGAGAAAGTACCACGCCAGTACGAATTTGCTCGCTTGAACCTGACCAACACCGTTATGAGTAAACGCAAGCTGAAACAGCTTGTCGATGAGAATGTAGTAGACGGCTGGGATGACCCGCGCATGCCAACCATCGCAGGCTTCCGTCGTCGCGGCTATACACCAGAAGCGATTCGTACATTCGCTCGTGAAGTAGGGGTAGCGCGCGCTAACAGCACGGTTGACGAGAAAATGCTGGAGTATTTCATCCGTGAGGACCTGAAACTGAAGGCACCACGTACGATGGCTGTTTTGAATCCGTTGAAGGTCGTCATCACGAACTATCCGGAAGGACAAGTCGAGATGCTCGAAGCGGAGATCAATCCAGAGAACCCAGAGATGGGCAATCGTCAAATTCCGTTCTCCCGCGAAATCTACATTGAGCAGGATGACTTCATGGAAAACCCGCCGAGCAAGTATTTCCGCCTGTTCCCGGGAAATGAAGTGCGTCTGAAGCACGCGTACTTCATTAAGTGCAATGACATCGTGAAGGATGCAGATGGCAACGTGATCGAGATCCATTGCACGTATGACCCTGAGACGAAGAGCGGCAGCGGTTTTACAGGTCGCAAGGTAAAAGGTACGATCCACTGGGTGGATGCAACCAATGCAGTTCCTGCTGAATTCCGTCTGTACGAGCCGTTGATTATGGATGATGAAGACGCAGAGGGCACATTCCTCGACAACGTTAACCCGAATTCGTTGGAAGTGCTGCAAGGCTATGTGGAGCCAAATATGAAAGAAACCAAGCCACAAGACAAGTATCAATTTTTCCGTCATGGCTATTTCAATGTCGATTCGAAGCATACGACAGATGATAAGCTCGTATTCAACCGGATTGTATCGTTGAAGAGTTCCTTTGAACTGCCAAAAGCATAG
- a CDS encoding APC family permease → MNGKAELTRSLKLRHIVVIGLGYMAPMAVFDTFGIVSGDTGGHVPAAYAVTLLAILFTAASYGKMVRLFPSAGTAYTYTQQTIHPYAGFLVGWASLLDYLFLPMINALLTGVYLSSVFPDVSTAWWIIGFIVLVTGLNVFRVTVTASVNSILVLFQVVVVVLFAGLAIRGLMQGDGLGQVFNLRPFVSPDMSVIALLSGASILCFSFLGFDAVTTLTEETVDAKKTIPRGIMLVAIAGGALFITASYFMQSLFPDVSVLSDPEAASAEIALFIGGTIFQLVFLAAALSSTLASGLVSVTSVTRLLYAMGRDGFLPRRWFGYVHPKLRTPLLNVLLVGALMLLALYMDLLTATSFINFGALIAFSFVNISVMAYYFRKQKNKHIKDWWGFVLSPFIGTTFIAFLWVNLEATSMMLGLLWTFVGLIYLLYLVKVKKTNLEMVKFEE, encoded by the coding sequence GTGAACGGGAAAGCAGAACTAACACGTAGTTTGAAGTTGCGACATATTGTCGTAATTGGACTGGGCTACATGGCCCCGATGGCCGTTTTTGACACCTTTGGCATTGTTTCTGGAGATACGGGGGGGCACGTTCCTGCTGCTTATGCAGTCACACTTCTTGCGATCCTGTTTACGGCGGCAAGCTACGGAAAGATGGTACGGCTATTCCCTTCAGCAGGGACCGCATATACGTATACGCAACAAACGATTCATCCCTATGCAGGATTTTTGGTAGGATGGGCGTCCTTGTTGGATTATTTATTTTTACCGATGATTAACGCCTTGTTGACGGGAGTATACCTATCATCCGTGTTTCCTGACGTGTCGACCGCGTGGTGGATTATTGGTTTCATTGTATTGGTGACGGGGTTAAACGTATTTCGCGTAACGGTAACCGCATCCGTTAACTCGATTCTGGTGCTGTTTCAAGTCGTGGTCGTCGTGTTATTTGCGGGATTGGCAATCCGTGGTCTGATGCAAGGTGACGGGCTTGGGCAAGTATTCAACCTGCGTCCATTTGTGTCACCGGATATGTCTGTCATTGCACTGCTTTCTGGTGCGTCGATTCTTTGCTTTTCCTTCCTTGGCTTTGATGCAGTAACCACGCTAACGGAGGAAACCGTCGATGCAAAAAAGACGATTCCTCGCGGGATTATGCTCGTAGCAATCGCAGGAGGAGCGTTGTTTATTACGGCATCTTATTTCATGCAATCATTATTTCCTGATGTTTCGGTATTGTCTGATCCAGAAGCGGCCTCTGCGGAGATTGCTTTGTTTATAGGTGGGACGATCTTTCAATTGGTGTTTTTAGCGGCAGCGTTGTCTTCGACACTAGCATCCGGGCTCGTATCTGTCACGAGCGTAACGCGCTTATTGTACGCAATGGGACGAGATGGATTTTTGCCGCGACGCTGGTTCGGTTATGTACATCCAAAGCTGAGAACTCCCTTGCTTAACGTCCTGCTGGTCGGAGCGTTGATGCTGCTCGCTTTGTATATGGATTTGTTAACGGCAACTTCCTTTATTAACTTCGGCGCTCTGATCGCCTTTAGCTTTGTGAACATCAGCGTAATGGCATACTATTTCCGCAAACAAAAGAACAAGCATATCAAGGATTGGTGGGGCTTCGTGTTGTCTCCATTCATCGGGACAACGTTCATCGCCTTTCTATGGGTCAACCTGGAAGCAACGTCCATGATGCTTGGCTTGCTCTGGACCTTTGTCGGCTTGATCTATTTGTTGTACTTGGTAAAGGTCAAGAAAACCAATTTGGAAATGGTGAAGTTTGAGGAGTAG
- a CDS encoding QueT transporter family protein, translated as MLSNLFRRKWTTVDYVLIVVTAALYTVAIIMLANIKLIPSVPIRPANALQPVFGMLFGLPGCIGLAFGNMVSDLLTGSAPPHAIAVGFFSNFMGGFIGLLAVSHPALKTKRSVLQYIVFVVMISSIVVACAILINVALGLTPKEVAVWYIPTVFLNQAISTAILGPILLKLLYPFVKRSGLYRGRPLQEFNYLGNESRIAR; from the coding sequence ATGCTCTCAAATCTGTTCCGGCGGAAGTGGACGACGGTAGATTACGTCCTGATTGTCGTCACTGCCGCGCTCTACACTGTTGCCATTATTATGCTTGCCAATATCAAGCTCATTCCTTCCGTACCGATCCGTCCGGCCAATGCCCTTCAGCCCGTATTTGGCATGTTATTCGGCTTGCCGGGATGCATTGGTCTTGCCTTTGGAAATATGGTCAGTGATTTGTTAACCGGAAGCGCACCGCCTCATGCGATCGCGGTCGGTTTCTTTTCTAATTTTATGGGTGGTTTTATCGGGTTGCTTGCTGTGAGTCACCCTGCACTGAAAACAAAACGCAGCGTTCTTCAATATATCGTGTTTGTTGTCATGATCAGCTCGATTGTGGTAGCGTGCGCGATTTTGATTAACGTGGCACTGGGTCTAACACCAAAAGAAGTGGCGGTCTGGTACATCCCAACCGTGTTCTTGAACCAAGCCATTTCAACCGCGATTCTGGGACCAATCCTCTTGAAGCTGTTGTACCCATTCGTGAAGCGCTCTGGACTTTATCGGGGCCGTCCCTTGCAGGAATTCAACTATCTCGGGAATGAAAGCAGGATCGCAAGGTGA
- a CDS encoding energy-coupling factor ABC transporter ATP-binding protein, which yields MKTEPLLRVNGVYWHYEEGALPALTDIHLALYPGEVVGVVGPAAAGKTTLLLTMSGLIPSNYGGHFVGSVESTSEQGIVFQDPETQFIGLTVEEELAFSLENVGWSDERIEKRMAEVLDLIGLNGFADRSPLELSGGEKQRVAIASALSHSPQMLILDEPTSELDPVGAREVFSLLARLKQEKEMTIVVSSHATEELAAFCDRMILIAEGKIVLDQPTRQFFAQVDVLDEHGILVPDVIRLYHMLCQEGVMSASSAGVPLTVEELALHYNCEFKKSTFQHRESDEKLKREERSVGAPT from the coding sequence GTGAAAACAGAACCATTGCTGCGAGTAAACGGAGTCTATTGGCACTATGAAGAGGGAGCACTGCCTGCGCTAACTGACATTCATCTGGCTCTTTATCCAGGGGAAGTAGTCGGCGTAGTCGGACCTGCTGCCGCAGGGAAAACGACACTGCTATTGACGATGTCAGGTCTGATTCCATCTAACTACGGTGGACATTTCGTGGGGAGTGTCGAGTCCACAAGCGAGCAAGGCATCGTCTTTCAGGACCCGGAAACCCAGTTCATCGGGCTGACTGTAGAAGAGGAACTTGCCTTCTCGCTTGAGAATGTCGGGTGGTCGGACGAGCGAATTGAAAAAAGAATGGCAGAGGTACTCGATCTGATCGGATTAAACGGCTTTGCTGATCGGTCACCTCTTGAGCTATCGGGGGGAGAAAAGCAGCGGGTGGCAATTGCATCCGCTCTTTCCCACAGTCCGCAGATGCTCATATTGGATGAGCCTACTTCCGAGCTGGACCCGGTGGGAGCGCGGGAGGTCTTCTCGCTTCTTGCACGGCTGAAGCAGGAAAAAGAAATGACGATTGTGGTATCGTCCCATGCGACAGAAGAGCTTGCGGCCTTTTGCGACCGAATGATTCTGATTGCCGAGGGGAAAATCGTATTGGACCAGCCGACTCGCCAATTTTTTGCTCAAGTGGACGTGTTGGACGAGCATGGCATATTGGTCCCGGATGTCATCCGACTCTATCACATGCTATGCCAGGAAGGCGTCATGTCGGCGTCCTCTGCTGGTGTGCCTCTGACTGTTGAGGAGCTGGCACTCCACTACAATTGCGAGTTCAAAAAATCGACTTTTCAGCACCGAGAAAGTGACGAGAAGCTGAAGAGGGAGGAGCGGAGTGTAGGGGCACCTACATGA
- a CDS encoding energy-coupling factor ABC transporter ATP-binding protein — MSVVIEFDEVWYGYEKEKPVLHGVSLQLKQGEFVAIIGGNGSGKTTLAKHCNGLYKPTQGTVKVNGLDTKTMSVAQLSRIVAYCYQNPDHQIFHSTIKAEVAFGPKNMGWPPGKIEQAVAEALAAVGLSDKGEEEPHFSSKGTRQKIAVASILAMKPQVIVLDEPTTGLDYRGMQEMMELVRHLHAEGHTIIVITHDMRLVAEYAQRVIVMHKGKLLCDGDPQHVFSQPQVLAAAQVEAPAIYRFGKAVDVHDPIPLTLTAMKKQLLGEGI; from the coding sequence GTGAGTGTCGTCATTGAGTTCGATGAGGTCTGGTATGGCTATGAAAAGGAAAAGCCGGTGCTGCATGGCGTTTCGCTCCAATTGAAGCAGGGAGAATTCGTCGCGATCATCGGGGGAAACGGTTCCGGTAAAACGACGTTGGCCAAGCATTGTAACGGTCTATACAAGCCGACACAGGGTACCGTCAAAGTGAATGGTCTCGATACCAAGACGATGAGCGTTGCCCAACTATCGAGAATCGTGGCGTACTGCTATCAAAATCCTGATCACCAAATCTTTCATTCGACCATAAAGGCGGAGGTAGCATTTGGGCCCAAAAACATGGGCTGGCCGCCTGGAAAAATAGAGCAAGCTGTCGCGGAGGCGTTGGCAGCAGTGGGATTATCCGACAAGGGCGAAGAAGAGCCCCATTTTTCGAGCAAAGGCACGCGGCAAAAGATTGCGGTGGCTTCGATTTTGGCGATGAAGCCGCAAGTGATCGTGCTGGACGAACCTACGACCGGTCTCGATTACCGAGGCATGCAAGAAATGATGGAGCTGGTGCGGCATTTGCACGCGGAAGGTCATACGATCATCGTCATCACGCATGATATGCGTTTGGTAGCGGAATACGCCCAGCGAGTGATCGTTATGCATAAAGGAAAGCTGCTATGCGACGGGGACCCACAACACGTTTTTTCGCAGCCACAAGTATTAGCTGCTGCCCAAGTAGAAGCGCCTGCCATTTATCGTTTCGGGAAAGCAGTGGATGTCCATGACCCCATTCCACTCACGCTAACAGCGATGAAAAAACAGCTGCTGGGGGAGGGGATCTAA
- a CDS encoding energy-coupling factor transporter transmembrane component T: protein MKNAHPSYALLVFVLLGLLPFLFQDPRALIVLLAINIALIAKLGWERSMIKAYVLVGGIGSCFAVITWLPFTNVGTPYWSSTIPLIHYPVQITDVGVLWALGMGLRLANVALLSMYYMFTTSPREIAMGLRGIGVPFSISYLLSLIFRFIPLVKNDLAIIREAQMVRGMSTSEGNVPERIRKYSYLLVPLIFNSLKRVQLIANALDAKGFRMRNSQHRFYRSKRWKKTEVLTLVAGVCIVAALFYIARLHPDHIGVLIPGRI, encoded by the coding sequence ATGAAGAATGCCCATCCGAGCTACGCGCTGCTTGTATTCGTGCTGCTGGGCTTACTCCCTTTTTTATTCCAGGACCCACGTGCGTTAATTGTTCTGTTGGCGATAAACATCGCATTGATTGCCAAGCTGGGCTGGGAGCGCTCCATGATTAAGGCGTACGTATTGGTTGGTGGAATCGGTTCGTGCTTTGCTGTGATTACGTGGCTCCCTTTTACCAATGTAGGCACTCCGTACTGGAGCAGCACCATTCCGTTGATCCACTATCCCGTGCAAATCACGGATGTCGGTGTCTTATGGGCATTGGGAATGGGACTTCGACTGGCAAATGTCGCGTTATTATCGATGTACTATATGTTTACAACTTCGCCCAGAGAAATAGCGATGGGACTTCGCGGGATTGGCGTTCCGTTTTCGATCAGCTATTTGCTCTCGCTCATTTTTCGCTTTATTCCCCTCGTCAAAAATGATTTGGCGATCATTCGGGAAGCGCAGATGGTACGAGGGATGTCGACGAGCGAAGGAAATGTTCCAGAACGCATCAGGAAGTACAGCTACTTGCTCGTACCGCTCATCTTCAACTCACTCAAGCGTGTACAACTGATCGCCAATGCATTGGATGCCAAAGGCTTTCGCATGCGTAACAGTCAGCATCGGTTTTACCGCAGCAAACGGTGGAAAAAAACAGAAGTACTCACACTAGTGGCTGGTGTATGTATCGTCGCAGCACTGTTTTACATCGCCAGGTTACATCCAGATCATATTGGCGTGCTGATTCCGGGGCGTATTTAG
- a CDS encoding alpha/beta fold hydrolase produces the protein MNEALFSHVNRLQVVGGTLEYGVTGKPHAPALLLLHSIRNTKLLFAPILPALAERYRVIAVDIRGHGNSVSQGSFSFEQIVTDLIQLLEKEQLEQVTIVAASFSAVPAQMLAIREPKRVASLVLLDGGYYSLGEVPGFNREKVVERLATTRFTSVEEAERQFAERYGTRVMPEGWMQDELLKREDGSYGYRLPREAFSAYFQEYSVYSQPELFQQLTCPVLLLLADDSLLSKEEQQFHRQAVANYQRIVKQAKVKMIPEAQHLLMVTHPQETVNEIHDFLSK, from the coding sequence ATGAACGAAGCTTTGTTTTCGCATGTCAATCGTTTGCAGGTAGTAGGGGGCACGCTGGAGTACGGCGTCACTGGAAAGCCACATGCACCTGCACTGCTACTTTTGCATAGCATTCGCAACACCAAGCTACTGTTTGCGCCCATCCTGCCAGCATTGGCTGAGCGATATCGGGTGATTGCGGTAGATATCCGTGGTCATGGGAATTCTGTGAGCCAGGGTTCCTTTTCGTTTGAGCAAATCGTGACGGATTTGATTCAACTCTTGGAGAAAGAACAGCTCGAACAAGTGACGATTGTCGCAGCCTCCTTTTCCGCTGTGCCTGCCCAGATGCTTGCGATTCGCGAGCCCAAGCGAGTAGCTTCGCTCGTATTGCTGGATGGAGGCTATTATTCCTTGGGAGAAGTGCCCGGGTTCAATAGGGAGAAGGTTGTTGAGCGGCTGGCTACCACGCGGTTTACTTCCGTAGAGGAAGCGGAAAGGCAGTTCGCAGAGCGGTATGGTACGAGAGTGATGCCAGAAGGCTGGATGCAAGACGAGCTTTTGAAAAGGGAAGACGGCAGCTACGGATACCGTTTGCCGAGGGAGGCGTTCTCGGCCTATTTCCAAGAGTACAGCGTCTATAGCCAACCGGAATTGTTCCAACAGCTGACATGCCCCGTGCTATTACTGCTTGCTGACGACAGCTTATTGTCAAAGGAAGAGCAGCAGTTTCATCGACAGGCAGTCGCCAATTACCAGAGGATTGTGAAGCAGGCCAAGGTGAAAATGATACCGGAGGCACAACATTTGCTGATGGTGACGCACCCGCAAGAGACAGTGAACGAAATCCATGATTTTTTATCGAAATAA
- a CDS encoding gluconate 2-dehydrogenase subunit 3 family protein — protein sequence MVDLADSNNVKEQPVSRRNFLKNSGLVLGSLVVGGVAGSLLRKPEPPVQPAAPPPAADYNQALMFFTPEQFKVADAACERIYPEDELGPGAKALGAAYFIDHQLAGDWGFNAREYMQAPFFPGEITQGYQGRLKRREIFDIGLQEMNNYSNSTHGKRFYELPAEQQDAVLKAFETDEVKLTTISASTFFNMLRASTIEGVYADPLYGGNKNMEGWKMKNFPGNQMAYTQLIDKPEFVKMAPLSLRDHQQH from the coding sequence GTGGTAGATTTGGCAGATTCAAACAACGTGAAGGAGCAGCCAGTATCCCGAAGGAACTTCTTGAAAAACTCCGGCCTGGTGCTCGGTAGCTTGGTCGTGGGTGGCGTGGCAGGGAGCTTGCTCCGCAAACCGGAACCTCCGGTGCAGCCAGCAGCACCGCCCCCTGCGGCCGATTACAATCAGGCGCTCATGTTTTTTACGCCTGAGCAATTTAAGGTGGCGGATGCCGCTTGTGAGCGCATTTATCCTGAGGATGAGCTGGGTCCGGGCGCGAAGGCACTCGGTGCCGCTTATTTCATTGACCACCAGCTAGCGGGTGATTGGGGCTTTAATGCTCGAGAATACATGCAAGCGCCCTTTTTTCCGGGTGAGATCACACAGGGCTATCAAGGCAGGTTGAAACGTAGGGAAATATTCGATATCGGCCTTCAAGAGATGAACAACTATAGCAACAGTACCCACGGAAAACGGTTTTATGAACTTCCGGCGGAGCAGCAGGACGCAGTTTTAAAGGCCTTTGAAACCGATGAAGTAAAATTGACGACCATTTCGGCGAGCACTTTTTTCAATATGCTGCGGGCGAGTACGATCGAAGGCGTTTATGCAGACCCTCTGTACGGAGGCAATAAAAATATGGAAGGCTGGAAAATGAAGAATTTCCCAGGTAATCAGATGGCGTATACACAGCTGATCGATAAGCCTGAGTTTGTGAAGATGGCTCCCTTAAGTCTGCGGGATCATCAACAACATTAA
- a CDS encoding GMC family oxidoreductase, translating into MAKKLPKVDVVIVGVGWGGGIIASELTKQGLTVVGLERGKERKTEDYFMVHDELRYALRYEMMQDLSKETITFRSQMNVRALPMRSYGSFLIGTGLGGAGIHWNGQTFRFLPYDFEIRSKTIERYGAKKIPEGMTIQDWGITYDQLEPYFDKFEKMAGIAGEENPLGGKRSGPYPVPPMRTTPSMKMFADAAKKKNLHPYILPSANLSQAYTNPDGVARAACQYCGFCERFGCEYGAKADPVVTVIPVAKKTGKFEIRTHSHVRRILHTGNKATGVLYTDVTTGEEFEQPADIVVMTSYVFNNARILLMSKLGKPYDPATGKGVIGKNYAYQVMRGGAVGFFDDKEFNNFAGAGSLGMCLDDYNGDNFDHADLKFIHGANIAVTQTGFRPIGTNKVPPETPSWGKDFKAASIKYTNRFISVGAQGASMPFRQHFLDLDPTYKDAFGDPLMRITYDFVDQDRELAAFCADKCAEIVKEMGANEKLEINRKLGPYDITPYQSTHNTGGVIMGASPETSAVNNYLQMWDAENVFVVGASAFAHNSGYNPTGTMGALSYRAAEGILKYRKSAGGMLV; encoded by the coding sequence ATGGCCAAAAAGCTGCCCAAGGTTGACGTCGTGATCGTGGGGGTGGGCTGGGGAGGAGGCATTATTGCTTCTGAGCTAACCAAGCAAGGTTTGACAGTAGTGGGTCTAGAGCGAGGCAAGGAGCGCAAAACGGAAGACTACTTCATGGTACACGATGAATTGCGTTACGCTCTTCGTTACGAGATGATGCAAGATTTGTCCAAGGAAACGATTACGTTCCGCAGTCAAATGAACGTTCGCGCGCTTCCCATGCGGTCATACGGTTCCTTTTTGATCGGGACAGGACTCGGGGGAGCTGGTATCCACTGGAACGGACAGACCTTCCGCTTCCTGCCGTATGATTTCGAAATTCGCTCCAAGACGATTGAACGGTATGGGGCAAAGAAAATTCCAGAGGGAATGACGATCCAGGATTGGGGCATTACCTACGATCAACTGGAGCCATACTTCGATAAGTTTGAAAAGATGGCGGGAATCGCAGGCGAGGAGAATCCATTGGGGGGAAAACGCTCCGGTCCTTATCCGGTACCTCCGATGCGTACTACACCGAGTATGAAAATGTTTGCGGATGCGGCGAAAAAGAAAAACCTGCATCCATACATCCTTCCATCAGCAAATCTCTCGCAAGCGTATACCAATCCAGACGGGGTGGCTCGGGCAGCTTGTCAGTACTGTGGCTTCTGTGAAAGGTTTGGTTGCGAGTACGGAGCAAAAGCCGATCCAGTGGTGACGGTGATCCCGGTAGCGAAGAAGACAGGGAAGTTTGAAATTCGCACGCATTCCCATGTCCGCAGAATTTTACATACAGGGAACAAGGCGACAGGCGTCTTGTATACGGATGTCACGACAGGGGAGGAATTCGAACAGCCCGCCGATATTGTGGTGATGACCAGTTATGTATTCAACAACGCGCGAATCTTGCTCATGTCCAAGCTGGGGAAACCGTATGATCCAGCAACGGGAAAAGGCGTAATCGGAAAAAACTACGCCTACCAGGTCATGAGAGGAGGCGCGGTCGGCTTCTTCGACGACAAGGAGTTTAACAATTTTGCAGGCGCAGGCTCGTTGGGAATGTGTTTGGATGACTACAATGGTGATAACTTCGATCACGCCGATTTGAAATTTATCCATGGGGCGAATATCGCTGTCACACAAACCGGCTTCCGACCAATCGGGACGAACAAGGTGCCACCGGAAACGCCTAGCTGGGGCAAGGATTTCAAGGCTGCATCGATCAAATATACGAATCGGTTCATATCCGTAGGCGCCCAAGGAGCTTCGATGCCATTTCGACAGCATTTCCTTGATCTGGACCCGACATACAAGGACGCATTTGGTGATCCGTTGATGCGTATTACGTATGATTTCGTCGATCAGGACAGGGAGCTGGCGGCTTTTTGTGCAGATAAGTGCGCGGAAATTGTGAAAGAAATGGGTGCGAACGAGAAGCTCGAAATCAACCGCAAGCTCGGACCTTACGATATCACACCATACCAATCGACGCACAATACAGGTGGCGTCATCATGGGAGCCTCTCCAGAAACGTCGGCAGTTAACAACTACTTGCAGATGTGGGATGCGGAGAACGTATTTGTCGTCGGTGCTTCTGCCTTTGCGCACAATAGCGGCTACAACCCGACAGGAACGATGGGTGCTCTCTCCTATCGAGCAGCAGAAGGCATTTTGAAATACAGGAAAAGCGCTGGCGGCATGCTCGTATAA